GCCTGCCAAGTAAGCTAGCTTTCCACCTAAACAATAGCCCACCACGCCGAGACCTGTAGAGGTATCACATTCTGGCCGTGTCTTTAAAAAAGCTAAGCTGTCTTGAATATCTTCAACACCGAGATTTTCGTCATATTGCTGATAAAGTTCAAAAGCTTTTTGAAAATCTTCTGGTGTGTAACCCAGTTCAATATTAGGTGCTACACGCCAAAATAAATCAGGTACTAAAACGGTATAGCCTTCTTCTGCAAGAAAATCTGCCTTTTCCCGCATTGCTGCATTCACCCCAAAGATTTCCTGACAAAGCACCACTCCAGGTCCTTTTCCTGTTTCTGGCGTCGCTAGATATGCACTGAACTGCTTTCCAGATGCAGTTTTAATTTGAATGGTTTGACCAGCCATAGTGTCAACTCCTGACATTGTTATGGCTTTATCTTCTATCTGAAATTTTTTTTAGACTGTCCAAAAGCTGCAAGCATTATCCAATCTCTGCGCAATTATCAAAATCAATCAAACTGGATAAAAATTAAAAACAAAGAAACATCTATATTTCAAAAACTTAAATTAAAAAATTAAATTACTGCTTTTTATCAATTTGGAAAAAATGGATGAAGATTAGGACTTATAGGATAGTGAAGACTGGCTAAAAATAGTTCAATCAAAGATACATGTTTTGTAACGAATACATTGAATTACTCAGGGAATTAAATAATTTTAAGAAGGAATACATATGAAAACGATAGATGCGAATACGATTATCAATCGCGAAAAACTGTCTCCCTTACAGTGGGTGGTTTTTATTCTAGGCTTTTTTGTCTTTTTCTGTGATGGTCTAGATACAGGAATTATTGGTTTTGTTGCCCCGGCATTACTAGATGACTGGGGAATTACCAAGCCTCAACTTGCTCCAGTTTTAAGTGCTGCTTTAGTCGGTATGTCAATTGGCGCAATTATTTCGGGACCATTAGCCGATAAATTTGGTCGTAAAGGTGTTATTGTTTTTACCAGCCTTTTATTTTCGATATTTACCATTTTGTGTGGCTTTGCCAATTCAACTCAAGACTTAATGATTTATCGCTTTATTACTGGTGTAGGTCTAGGCGCGGCCATGCCAAACATCAGTACCATTGTCTCAGAATATATGCCTGTAAAACGTAAAGCATTTCTTACAGGTCTTGCTGGCTGTGGATTTATGCTGGGTATTTCTTGTGGTGGTGTGTTGTCAGCTTATCTATTAGAAAGCTATGGCTGGGCCAAAGTGATTATTATTGGCGGAAGCATTCCCCTAATTTTAGTGGTTGCTTTGTTGCTTAAATTACCTGAATCAACGCAATACTTAATTACACGTCATCAACAAGATAAAGCACAGCGTATCTTAGAAAACATTCAAGGTCATTCTTTTCAAGAGCCTGTAAAACTTGTTTTAACTCAAGCAGAAACTGCATCGGATGAAAATCCGGTTAAAGTAGTTTTAGGAAAATATCTTTGGGGTTCAAGCATGCTTTGGCTCTGCTGTTTTACTAGTCTTTTGGTGTTCTATCTTTTAACAAGCTGGATGCCAACGATTTTAAAAACAGCAGGTTTCAGTACCCAACAGTTTAGTTTAATTGCCGCGATTTTCCCTTTTGGTGGTGTAATTGGCGCAACCATTATGGGATGGTACATGGATAAACTGAACCCAACTACAGTCATTAAATATTCATATCTGATTGCTTTCGTCCTATTCATTATTGCAGGTTTGGTGAGCTCAAATATTTTCTTATTGGGTCTTACTATTTTCTTAATTGGTGCTTTACTCGCTGGTGCACAGTCTTCAT
This genomic stretch from Acinetobacter pittii harbors:
- a CDS encoding aromatic acid/H+ symport family MFS transporter; translated protein: MKTIDANTIINREKLSPLQWVVFILGFFVFFCDGLDTGIIGFVAPALLDDWGITKPQLAPVLSAALVGMSIGAIISGPLADKFGRKGVIVFTSLLFSIFTILCGFANSTQDLMIYRFITGVGLGAAMPNISTIVSEYMPVKRKAFLTGLAGCGFMLGISCGGVLSAYLLESYGWAKVIIIGGSIPLILVVALLLKLPESTQYLITRHQQDKAQRILENIQGHSFQEPVKLVLTQAETASDENPVKVVLGKYLWGSSMLWLCCFTSLLVFYLLTSWMPTILKTAGFSTQQFSLIAAIFPFGGVIGATIMGWYMDKLNPTTVIKYSYLIAFVLFIIAGLVSSNIFLLGLTIFLIGALLAGAQSSLLPLAAMFYPAVCRAVGVSWMHGISRIGAILGAFFGSLIFTFNLSLSGIFFILAIPTFISFIALSLKVIYEKSKHKQVLKLEESL